In the Pseudomonas sp. ADAK2 genome, one interval contains:
- a CDS encoding GNAT family N-acetyltransferase, which yields MEPHQIVVSDVIEPEVEHLLSAGLSAFNEQATGISDWQALAVTVRDPETQQVLGGITGRTSLGLLFLDLFYLPESVRGSGLGARLLKTYEDEGRRRGCRSAVLYTLSFQAPAFYEKQGWQRFGEVPCLPEGTSRVFMSKAL from the coding sequence ATGGAACCGCATCAAATCGTCGTCAGCGACGTGATCGAACCCGAAGTCGAGCACCTGCTCAGTGCCGGGCTCAGTGCCTTCAATGAACAGGCCACCGGGATCAGCGACTGGCAGGCGCTGGCGGTGACGGTTCGCGATCCAGAGACCCAACAGGTGCTGGGCGGGATTACCGGGCGCACGTCGCTGGGCCTGCTGTTTCTCGATTTGTTCTACTTGCCCGAGTCGGTGCGCGGCTCCGGGCTGGGCGCTCGACTGCTCAAAACCTACGAAGACGAAGGCCGCCGGCGTGGGTGTCGCTCCGCGGTGCTCTACACCTTGAGTTTTCAAGCCCCGGCGTTTTACGAGAAGCAGGGCTGGCAGCGATTCGGCGAAGTGCCGTGCCTGCCTGAGGGCACCAGCCGGGTGTTCATGAGCAAAGCGTTATAG
- a CDS encoding saccharopine dehydrogenase family protein, producing MTLKVLVIGGYGNFGSIVCRHLAVMPGIDLVISGRDPRKLSAQVDALKAQSGKTCEGWCGDAMGAGFKSALESLGIQLVIHTGGPFQGQSYAVAETCIDAAVNYCDLSDCRTFVNAIGVLDARAKSAGVAILSGCSSVPTLSSAIIDQHRSRFKRIDLIEHGISSSAKMPGLSTITGVLAYAGKPIKQLKNGQVHEVFGWQDLTLRKMPQMGTRVLANVDVPDMDIFASRYGAQTLRFKAGAGLKLGNVATFLLAQALRTGLVRDHERWAARLHRWGSGFERFGDGKSAMYIDVVGDGMDDKPLSLTVQLTAFNDKGPEIPSCAAVALAAKMLQGYTPAPGARPCVGEISVDEYMAAINDPGNLQMSVVFSDGQG from the coding sequence ATGACACTCAAGGTATTGGTGATCGGTGGTTACGGAAACTTCGGCAGCATCGTGTGTCGGCATTTGGCGGTGATGCCGGGCATCGATCTGGTGATCTCCGGGCGTGACCCGCGCAAGTTGTCGGCCCAGGTCGATGCATTAAAAGCCCAGTCAGGCAAAACCTGCGAAGGCTGGTGCGGCGATGCGATGGGCGCGGGTTTCAAATCCGCCCTGGAGTCACTGGGCATTCAACTGGTGATCCACACTGGCGGACCGTTCCAGGGGCAATCCTATGCCGTTGCCGAGACCTGCATCGACGCCGCGGTCAATTACTGCGATCTCTCGGACTGCCGCACCTTCGTCAACGCCATCGGCGTGCTGGATGCCCGTGCAAAAAGCGCCGGCGTGGCAATTCTCAGTGGCTGCAGCTCGGTGCCGACGCTGTCGTCCGCCATCATCGATCAGCACCGCTCGCGGTTCAAACGTATCGATTTGATCGAGCACGGCATTTCCTCCTCGGCCAAGATGCCCGGGCTGTCCACGATCACCGGGGTGCTGGCCTACGCTGGCAAACCGATCAAACAGCTCAAGAACGGCCAGGTGCACGAAGTGTTCGGCTGGCAGGACCTGACCCTGCGCAAGATGCCGCAGATGGGCACGCGGGTACTGGCCAATGTCGACGTGCCGGACATGGACATCTTCGCCAGCCGCTACGGCGCGCAGACCTTGCGGTTCAAGGCCGGCGCGGGGCTCAAGCTCGGTAATGTCGCCACCTTCCTGCTGGCCCAGGCCCTGCGCACCGGGCTGGTTCGCGACCACGAGCGCTGGGCCGCGCGCCTGCATCGCTGGGGCAGCGGGTTCGAGCGGTTTGGCGATGGCAAAAGTGCGATGTACATCGACGTCGTGGGCGACGGCATGGACGACAAGCCGTTGTCCCTGACCGTGCAACTCACGGCGTTCAACGACAAGGGACCAGAGATCCCCAGCTGCGCCGCCGTCGCCCTGGCAGCGAAAATGCTCCAGGGCTACACGCCCGCACCCGGCGCGCGCCCGTGTGTCGGTGAAATCAGCGTCGATGAGTACATGGCCGCCATCAACGACCCGGGCAATCTGCAAATGTCCGTGGTGTTTTCTGACGGGCAGGGCTGA
- a CDS encoding DUF488 domain-containing protein translates to MAISIVRLGSPRRPDEGLRIGTVRRPPRGVPKAEFASRDFYDVWQPLLSPSPELVAQAQTAQDAKAWDAFKRKFKAEMNQPAPSHLLDLLAALSHQTALAVGCYCEDEAHCHRSVLRELLQARGAQITDVP, encoded by the coding sequence ATGGCCATCAGCATCGTGCGGCTTGGCTCGCCACGCAGGCCCGATGAAGGCCTGCGCATCGGCACGGTGCGCCGCCCGCCTCGGGGCGTACCTAAAGCCGAGTTTGCCAGCCGTGATTTTTATGATGTCTGGCAGCCCCTGCTGTCGCCCAGCCCGGAACTGGTTGCCCAAGCCCAAACGGCGCAGGACGCCAAGGCTTGGGACGCGTTCAAGCGCAAGTTCAAGGCCGAGATGAACCAGCCTGCACCCAGTCACCTGCTGGATTTGTTGGCGGCGTTGTCTCATCAAACGGCGCTGGCGGTGGGGTGTTATTGCGAGGATGAGGCGCATTGCCACCGTTCGGTCCTGCGCGAATTGCTGCAAGCACGGGGGGCGCAGATCACGGACGTACCGTAG
- the pcsA gene encoding phosphatidylcholine synthase → MISTLHIARLKAWGAHGFTATGVVTAFLATLALLENQATHCLLWLGVALIVDGLDGALARKVNVQSVLPSFDGSILDLVIDYLTYVFIPALFIYRYIPLPDYTLLLTVSLILVSSLFCFCNVNMKSKDNYFQGFPAAWNVVALCLYIIGPSPWVTLLTVIGLALLTVTRMKFLHPFRVRKFMPINIAVTAIWLLCSLSLVVNHPVINPMVMGLWLLMSAYFLGICIWRTAMEWFDGSRHK, encoded by the coding sequence GTGATATCAACCCTACACATTGCCAGGCTCAAAGCATGGGGCGCCCATGGCTTTACCGCGACTGGCGTGGTCACAGCCTTCCTGGCCACCCTCGCGCTGCTGGAAAACCAGGCCACCCATTGCCTGCTGTGGCTGGGCGTGGCGCTGATCGTCGACGGCCTCGACGGCGCGCTGGCACGCAAGGTCAACGTGCAATCGGTGCTGCCGAGTTTCGACGGCTCGATCCTTGACCTGGTCATCGACTACCTGACCTACGTGTTCATCCCGGCGCTGTTCATCTATCGCTACATTCCGTTGCCGGACTACACGCTGCTGCTGACCGTGTCGCTGATCCTGGTCTCGTCGCTGTTCTGCTTCTGCAACGTCAACATGAAAAGCAAGGACAACTACTTCCAGGGTTTCCCCGCCGCGTGGAACGTGGTCGCGTTGTGCCTGTACATCATTGGCCCGTCGCCGTGGGTGACGCTGCTCACCGTCATCGGCCTGGCCCTGCTGACCGTGACCCGCATGAAGTTCCTGCACCCGTTCCGCGTGCGCAAGTTCATGCCAATCAACATTGCCGTGACCGCCATCTGGCTGCTCTGCAGTTTGTCGCTGGTGGTCAACCATCCGGTGATCAACCCGATGGTGATGGGGCTTTGGCTGCTGATGTCGGCGTACTTCCTGGGCATCTGCATCTGGCGCACGGCGATGGAGTGGTTTGACGGTTCGCGGCACAAGTAA
- a CDS encoding methyl-accepting chemotaxis protein: protein MSIKLRLLLLMGTGLLTALVMSLVSYLGHTQMAQAVNDSEVSMAALRNHLEADMMHDALRADVLSAMLVGLGKSTSSKDEVRSSIEEHATRFREVLGENLKLPVNATIMAGLNKIKPSLDTYISAAERIVAVALENPEAAQQQIGTFNGVFTQLEGEMSALSELIETNTQQASQGTQQAISHANIALGSVLVASLLLLLAQGRWVILSIMAPLRSAIRIADSIAHGNLSEPIIEPTGNDEASRLIRTLATMQRDLRGMIEVVRSNAHGVSGMSQQLSNGCHEVAGSSQQQSVAASTMAAAASEMTASIEEITRHANRALDMANQAEELAKDGGKVIHQVVSDMDGIARSAQQSAQVIRTLDKESEGIFSIIQVIKGIADQTNLLALNAAIEAARAGEQGRGFAVVADEVRSLAGRTSASTQEIAAMVARIQQSTREAVTSMEAGVAQVDKGMAVTADVERAIREILEATLNTTQLVNDISRTIGEQSLASNEIAHQVEMIAGMSEDNSKVIGRTASTTDELSSLAGQLSQSVDRFRL, encoded by the coding sequence GTGTCCATAAAACTACGGTTACTTCTGTTGATGGGGACGGGCCTGCTCACGGCGTTGGTCATGAGCCTGGTCAGTTACCTGGGGCACACCCAGATGGCCCAGGCCGTGAACGACAGCGAAGTCAGCATGGCGGCGCTGCGCAATCACCTCGAAGCCGACATGATGCACGATGCGCTACGCGCCGACGTGCTGTCGGCGATGTTGGTGGGACTGGGCAAAAGCACCAGCAGCAAGGACGAGGTGCGCAGTTCCATCGAGGAGCATGCGACGCGTTTTCGTGAGGTGCTGGGTGAAAACCTCAAGCTGCCGGTCAACGCGACCATCATGGCCGGCCTGAACAAGATCAAGCCGAGCCTCGACACCTACATCAGTGCCGCCGAGCGAATTGTCGCGGTTGCACTGGAAAATCCGGAGGCCGCGCAGCAGCAGATCGGTACGTTCAACGGCGTGTTCACGCAACTCGAAGGCGAGATGTCGGCGCTGAGCGAGTTGATCGAGACCAACACTCAACAAGCCAGCCAAGGTACGCAGCAGGCCATCAGCCACGCCAACATCGCCCTCGGCAGCGTCCTCGTCGCCAGCTTGTTGTTGCTGTTGGCCCAGGGTCGCTGGGTGATTCTGAGCATCATGGCGCCGTTGCGCTCGGCCATTCGCATCGCCGACAGCATCGCCCATGGCAACCTCAGCGAACCGATCATCGAGCCCACCGGCAACGACGAAGCCAGCCGCCTGATCCGCACCCTGGCGACCATGCAACGCGACCTGCGCGGCATGATCGAAGTGGTGCGCAGCAACGCCCACGGCGTCAGCGGCATGAGCCAGCAATTGAGCAACGGCTGCCACGAAGTCGCCGGCAGCAGCCAGCAGCAAAGCGTCGCCGCCAGCACCATGGCCGCCGCCGCCAGCGAAATGACCGCCAGCATCGAAGAAATCACCCGCCACGCTAACCGCGCACTGGACATGGCCAACCAGGCCGAAGAACTGGCCAAGGACGGCGGCAAGGTGATTCATCAGGTGGTCAGCGACATGGACGGCATTGCGCGCTCGGCGCAGCAGTCGGCCCAGGTGATCCGCACGCTGGACAAGGAGTCCGAGGGGATTTTCAGCATCATCCAGGTGATCAAGGGCATCGCCGACCAGACCAACCTGCTGGCGCTGAATGCCGCGATCGAGGCGGCGCGCGCCGGTGAACAGGGCCGAGGTTTTGCCGTGGTCGCCGACGAAGTCCGCAGCCTGGCGGGCCGCACCAGCGCGTCCACCCAGGAAATCGCCGCGATGGTCGCACGCATCCAGCAAAGCACCCGCGAAGCCGTCACCAGCATGGAGGCCGGCGTGGCCCAGGTCGACAAAGGCATGGCCGTGACCGCCGACGTCGAACGCGCCATCCGCGAAATCCTCGAAGCCACGCTGAACACCACGCAACTGGTCAACGACATCAGCCGCACCATTGGCGAACAAAGCCTGGCCAGCAACGAAATCGCCCATCAGGTGGAAATGATTGCCGGCATGTCCGAAGACAACAGCAAGGTCATCGGACGCACGGCGTCGACCACGGATGAGTTGTCGTCGCTGGCGGGGCAGTTGTCGCAGTCGGTGGATCGCTTCAGGCTTTAA
- a CDS encoding GNAT family N-acetyltransferase, with the protein MNNPIRRATAQDAAAISQVIIQSLRQSNARDYPPDVIAQVEKNFAPQSILALLGQRQVFVATIDHQVVATASLDRDVVRSVFVHPEHQGSGLGSQLMATLQSFAQAANIDILRVPSSITAEGFYLKLGFLKVRDEFHGAERTIIMERRSNPD; encoded by the coding sequence GTGAACAACCCGATTCGACGTGCAACCGCGCAAGATGCAGCCGCCATCAGCCAGGTCATCATCCAGTCCCTGCGCCAGTCCAATGCCCGGGACTACCCGCCCGACGTCATCGCCCAGGTGGAGAAAAACTTCGCTCCCCAGTCCATCCTCGCCTTGCTCGGCCAACGCCAGGTATTCGTGGCGACCATTGACCATCAGGTCGTAGCCACCGCCAGCCTCGACCGCGACGTTGTCCGCAGCGTGTTCGTCCACCCAGAGCATCAAGGGTCCGGACTCGGCAGCCAGCTGATGGCCACGCTGCAATCCTTCGCCCAAGCCGCCAACATCGATATCCTGCGCGTCCCCTCCTCCATTACCGCTGAAGGCTTTTACCTGAAGTTGGGCTTTCTGAAAGTCCGCGATGAATTCCATGGCGCCGAGCGCACGATCATCATGGAGCGCCGCTCGAACCCTGATTGA
- a CDS encoding tellurite resistance TerB family protein, which produces MNTSDLLEQLLRAGQGSMAQQGGGGALSQGGQGGLGGLGGLGGLLGGLLGGGAGAGAGGGGLGGLLGGLLGGGSALGGSTRTRSSGGTNYAALASLGMMAFQAYQAWQRSQASAPQQAPRTVDLLSGPEVEDHSHAVLRALIAAAKADGRIDANEKQMISSEIGRHTDDPQLQQWLDDEVARPLDAADVARSATDPAIAAEMYLASVMVVDDQQDAERSYLDELAAALKIEPELQVHLEQQAKGGAV; this is translated from the coding sequence ATGAACACCAGCGATTTGCTCGAACAACTTTTGCGCGCCGGCCAAGGCTCGATGGCGCAGCAGGGCGGCGGTGGCGCGCTATCCCAGGGCGGCCAGGGCGGCCTGGGCGGTCTTGGCGGTCTTGGCGGATTGCTCGGTGGCCTGTTGGGCGGCGGCGCCGGGGCAGGGGCCGGCGGTGGCGGGTTGGGTGGCTTGCTCGGTGGTTTGCTGGGCGGCGGCTCTGCCTTGGGCGGCTCGACCCGAACCCGTTCTTCGGGTGGCACCAATTACGCGGCGCTGGCGTCCCTCGGGATGATGGCGTTCCAGGCCTATCAAGCCTGGCAACGCAGCCAGGCCTCGGCGCCGCAACAGGCACCACGCACGGTGGACCTGCTGTCCGGCCCGGAAGTCGAGGACCACAGCCACGCGGTGCTGCGCGCACTGATCGCGGCGGCCAAGGCTGATGGCCGGATCGATGCCAACGAGAAACAGATGATCAGCAGCGAAATCGGCCGCCACACCGATGATCCGCAATTGCAGCAATGGCTCGACGATGAAGTCGCCCGGCCATTGGACGCCGCCGATGTGGCGCGGTCAGCCACGGACCCGGCCATCGCCGCGGAAATGTACCTGGCCAGCGTGATGGTGGTGGATGATCAGCAAGACGCCGAGCGCAGTTATCTGGATGAACTGGCGGCGGCGCTGAAGATTGAGCCCGAGTTGCAGGTGCATCTGGAGCAGCAGGCCAAGGGTGGCGCGGTGTAG
- a CDS encoding SagB/ThcOx family dehydrogenase, producing MDASNATPLQHLLARRRSVRSYADEPVPLSALLNILSAGQGRTSTEGKRAAPSAHALYPLTLGVVVRRVDGLAPGFYRFEPESAQLKPGGHCVQTGALNAAALGDETWLEDAAVVVVIIGNRGLAIQHFAEQQADGLRGARYVDFEAGAVAQSMYLAVTAEGLGSVVVMGFDDAAMTSALGLDESGQPVALFCVGRPVV from the coding sequence ATGGATGCTTCAAACGCCACACCCCTGCAGCACCTGCTCGCCCGTCGGCGCAGTGTCCGGAGTTACGCCGACGAGCCGGTCCCTCTCAGTGCCTTGCTCAACATCCTGTCCGCCGGCCAAGGCCGCACGTCCACGGAAGGCAAACGTGCAGCGCCCTCGGCCCATGCCTTGTATCCGCTGACGCTGGGCGTCGTCGTTCGTCGAGTGGACGGGTTGGCGCCAGGCTTCTACAGGTTCGAACCTGAGTCGGCGCAGCTCAAGCCAGGCGGGCACTGTGTGCAGACCGGGGCGCTGAACGCCGCCGCGCTGGGCGATGAAACGTGGCTGGAAGACGCCGCCGTCGTGGTGGTGATCATCGGCAACCGTGGCCTGGCCATTCAGCACTTTGCCGAACAGCAAGCCGATGGCCTGCGGGGTGCGCGTTATGTTGATTTTGAAGCGGGTGCGGTCGCGCAAAGCATGTATTTGGCGGTGACGGCTGAAGGATTGGGCTCGGTCGTGGTGATGGGGTTCGACGATGCGGCCATGACAAGCGCGCTGGGCCTGGACGAATCCGGTCAACCCGTGGCGCTTTTTTGCGTGGGGCGGCCGGTGGTTTGA
- a CDS encoding DUF2388 domain-containing protein has translation MRRMLLITSLMLCLPIGSALAVSGKDVATSAGVSASLYSTFKDHKMVIPARDDVSAFVASNGAIRGVYMEAVLQQIRQDNPGLNATDEDLANAILVQYEGPAAH, from the coding sequence ATGCGCCGCATGTTACTCATTACTTCATTGATGTTATGCCTGCCCATCGGGTCTGCCCTGGCCGTCAGCGGCAAGGACGTCGCGACCTCGGCAGGGGTTTCCGCGTCCCTGTATTCGACCTTCAAAGACCACAAGATGGTGATTCCTGCCCGGGATGACGTCTCTGCGTTTGTCGCCAGTAACGGCGCGATCCGCGGGGTCTACATGGAGGCGGTGTTGCAGCAGATCCGCCAGGACAACCCAGGCCTCAATGCCACCGACGAAGACCTGGCCAACGCGATCCTCGTGCAGTACGAGGGGCCAGCCGCTCACTGA
- a CDS encoding class I SAM-dependent methyltransferase, which yields MSTPIDLTALKNRQMAAWASGDYAVIGTTLQIVGEQLAEACDLLCDEQVLDVAAGNGNVTLAAARRGCKVTSTDYVAALLERGEDRARAERLEVIFQVADAEALPFDDASFDAVLSTFGVMFTPDQAKAAAELARVVRPGGRIGLANWTPEGFVGQMFKILGGHLPPPPGAQPPSNWGNEAWLRTHFDEQDFLTQVTRRTFNFRYRSAAHFIDTFRSWYGPVHKAFAVLPVDGAMALERDFTELLNSLNRAGEASLVVPSEYLEVVISRR from the coding sequence ATGAGTACACCCATTGATCTTACTGCCCTGAAAAACCGCCAGATGGCCGCGTGGGCCAGCGGCGACTACGCGGTGATCGGCACCACGCTGCAGATCGTCGGCGAGCAACTGGCCGAAGCCTGTGACCTGCTCTGCGACGAACAGGTGCTGGATGTCGCCGCCGGTAACGGCAACGTCACACTGGCGGCTGCCCGTCGTGGCTGCAAAGTCACCTCCACCGACTATGTCGCCGCGCTGCTCGAACGCGGTGAAGACCGCGCCAGGGCCGAACGGCTGGAAGTCATTTTCCAAGTGGCCGATGCCGAAGCGCTACCGTTCGACGACGCCAGTTTCGACGCGGTGCTGTCGACCTTCGGTGTGATGTTTACGCCGGACCAGGCCAAGGCCGCTGCAGAACTGGCACGGGTCGTTCGCCCCGGCGGTCGCATCGGCCTGGCCAATTGGACGCCCGAAGGCTTTGTCGGGCAGATGTTCAAGATCCTCGGCGGTCACCTGCCACCACCGCCCGGCGCGCAACCGCCATCAAACTGGGGCAATGAAGCCTGGCTGCGCACGCATTTCGATGAGCAGGATTTTCTGACCCAAGTGACGCGCCGGACCTTCAACTTCCGCTACCGCTCGGCCGCCCACTTCATCGACACGTTCCGCAGTTGGTATGGGCCGGTGCACAAGGCGTTTGCGGTGCTGCCGGTAGACGGCGCCATGGCGCTGGAAAGGGACTTTACCGAGTTGCTGAATAGCCTGAATCGGGCCGGCGAGGCGTCGCTGGTGGTGCCGAGTGAATACCTGGAGGTGGTGATCTCACGGCGATAA
- a CDS encoding polysaccharide lyase family 7 protein, translating to MIDLATWNLTIPVGTPAKVIDTPRLVDGYSDNYFRSGDSLFFWAPVTGSSTSKSEFPRSELRETLSDGTLRNWTYPEADHRLKAVLKVNQVPSTGRIVIGQIHIYQDKGPLLKVEYQYDAATKKGNVIANYRLKPGREDITVVIARDIALGKPFSYEVRFSSAGYLNVSSQGYSWGKQISSSWKNKLLYFKAGVYALDNAGYKNEGGQVTFSQLDVAHTKP from the coding sequence ATGATTGATTTGGCAACCTGGAACCTGACGATCCCTGTAGGGACGCCCGCCAAAGTCATCGATACGCCGCGACTGGTGGATGGCTATTCCGACAACTATTTTCGCTCCGGCGACTCGCTTTTTTTCTGGGCGCCGGTCACCGGCTCCAGCACCTCGAAATCCGAATTCCCCCGCAGCGAACTGCGTGAAACCCTGAGCGACGGGACCCTGCGCAACTGGACCTATCCCGAAGCTGATCACCGCCTCAAGGCCGTGTTGAAGGTCAATCAAGTGCCTTCAACCGGTCGGATCGTGATCGGGCAAATCCATATCTACCAAGACAAAGGCCCGCTGCTGAAAGTGGAGTATCAGTACGATGCGGCCACCAAGAAGGGCAATGTGATTGCCAACTATCGGCTGAAACCGGGCAGGGAAGACATCACCGTCGTGATTGCCAGGGACATTGCCTTGGGCAAGCCGTTTTCGTATGAAGTTCGCTTCAGTTCTGCCGGCTATTTGAATGTCAGTTCGCAAGGGTACAGCTGGGGCAAACAAATCAGTTCGAGCTGGAAGAACAAGCTTCTGTACTTCAAGGCTGGGGTTTATGCGTTGGATAACGCCGGCTACAAAAATGAAGGCGGGCAGGTGACGTTCAGTCAGCTGGACGTGGCGCATACCAAGCCCTGA
- a CDS encoding DUF3313 domain-containing protein, producing the protein MNLSRNVFIGAALASLLLGGCTSKVTEREQYSGFLPNYNNLQEVTTPSGEKAMRWVSPSWNPNAYDSVAFMKLELYPKPKPNERVDQRTLEELQTYMTNSAKGVLGQKYRVVSSAKKAPAGSKTLVLRAAITGVTASNEGMQWYEVVPVAAVVGGVSAASGHRSQDTTLFLEAELVDASNNQIMAKVVRKVFGEQLKNSSQKITTNDFKAAIHKLTEDLQAFIR; encoded by the coding sequence ATGAACCTGTCCCGAAACGTGTTTATCGGCGCCGCGCTGGCCAGCCTTTTGCTGGGCGGTTGTACTTCAAAGGTCACCGAACGGGAGCAGTACTCAGGCTTCCTGCCCAACTACAACAACCTCCAGGAAGTGACCACCCCCAGCGGCGAGAAAGCCATGCGCTGGGTCAGCCCGTCATGGAACCCCAACGCCTATGACAGCGTGGCCTTCATGAAGCTGGAACTCTATCCGAAGCCGAAACCCAACGAACGGGTCGACCAGCGCACCCTGGAAGAATTGCAGACCTACATGACCAACAGCGCCAAGGGTGTGCTCGGGCAGAAGTACCGCGTCGTATCCAGCGCCAAAAAAGCCCCGGCAGGGTCGAAAACCCTGGTCCTGCGGGCGGCGATCACGGGGGTCACGGCCTCCAATGAAGGCATGCAATGGTATGAAGTGGTCCCGGTCGCCGCCGTGGTGGGCGGGGTGAGCGCGGCTTCCGGCCATCGCAGCCAGGACACCACACTGTTCCTCGAAGCCGAACTGGTGGACGCCAGCAACAACCAGATCATGGCCAAAGTGGTGCGCAAGGTGTTCGGCGAGCAATTAAAGAACTCGAGCCAGAAGATCACCACTAATGATTTCAAAGCGGCGATTCACAAACTGACCGAGGACTTGCAGGCGTTTATTCGCTGA
- a CDS encoding DUF4242 domain-containing protein — translation MPKFVIERDIPGAGALSDRDLKAISQKSCRVLRDLPEVQWLQSYVTGDKIYCVYIAPNEELVREHARQGGFPANSVSQVMNIIDPTTAE, via the coding sequence ATGCCGAAGTTCGTCATAGAGCGGGACATTCCGGGCGCCGGAGCACTGTCGGACCGGGATCTGAAAGCCATCTCGCAAAAGTCCTGCCGGGTCTTGCGCGATTTACCTGAAGTGCAATGGCTGCAGAGTTACGTCACCGGCGACAAGATCTACTGCGTGTACATCGCGCCGAACGAAGAGCTCGTCCGGGAACATGCCAGGCAGGGCGGTTTTCCGGCCAACAGCGTTTCACAGGTCATGAACATCATCGATCCCACCACGGCGGAGTAG
- a CDS encoding VOC family protein: protein MITPRYWLLFVENPAVSARFYEFLLGRKPVEESPTFALFVLEDGYKLGLWSRHTAEPAVGVTGGGMELAFPVESAEEVDALFGQWSSLGLSILQPPTELDFGRTFVALDPDDHRLRVFFPR from the coding sequence ATGATCACGCCTCGTTATTGGCTACTTTTTGTCGAGAACCCTGCCGTCAGTGCCCGGTTCTATGAGTTCCTGCTGGGCCGCAAACCCGTGGAAGAATCCCCGACCTTCGCCCTGTTTGTGCTGGAGGACGGCTACAAACTGGGACTCTGGTCGCGGCACACCGCCGAGCCTGCCGTGGGCGTGACCGGCGGCGGCATGGAGCTGGCATTCCCCGTGGAATCGGCCGAAGAAGTCGACGCGCTGTTCGGCCAATGGTCGAGCCTGGGCCTGAGCATCCTGCAACCACCGACCGAGCTGGATTTCGGCCGCACTTTCGTCGCGCTTGACCCCGATGACCATCGGCTGCGAGTGTTCTTCCCTCGCTAA
- a CDS encoding GNAT family acetyltransferase, with the protein MTQIVDYTNEHHRTSVIELWETAFGYETAHNTPSLVIDKKLAIADGLFFVALANDGVVGTVLAGYDGHRGWLYSVAVHPAQRRQGLGARLVRHAELALTARGCMKINLQIVSANESVKSFYESLGYAVEPRISMGKKVEVNIPAPTDSPVRL; encoded by the coding sequence ATGACGCAGATTGTCGATTACACCAACGAACACCACCGCACCTCGGTTATCGAACTCTGGGAAACCGCATTCGGCTACGAAACCGCGCACAACACCCCAAGCCTGGTGATCGACAAGAAACTGGCCATCGCCGACGGCTTGTTTTTTGTGGCGCTGGCGAACGACGGGGTCGTGGGCACGGTGCTGGCGGGATACGACGGTCATCGCGGCTGGCTGTATTCGGTGGCGGTGCATCCGGCACAGCGCCGGCAAGGGCTCGGCGCCCGATTGGTACGCCACGCTGAACTGGCATTGACCGCTCGCGGCTGCATGAAGATCAATCTGCAGATTGTCAGCGCGAACGAAAGCGTGAAGAGTTTTTATGAGTCGCTGGGCTACGCGGTGGAGCCGCGCATCAGCATGGGCAAAAAGGTGGAAGTGAACATCCCGGCGCCAACGGATTCGCCCGTACGCCTCTGA